Proteins found in one Parasteatoda tepidariorum isolate YZ-2023 chromosome 7, CAS_Ptep_4.0, whole genome shotgun sequence genomic segment:
- the LOC107452684 gene encoding UDP-galactose transporter senju isoform X1, with translation MSRFSNVAELFPSKLSAVVFFAYIALFVNQGILVTATKEKTSSYAYSTVTVVMLIECIKLVFSSVMYIQEFSIGMFFDSIVKNAKVLLLYFVPAFLYCLYNNLTFINLSIFDPTTYFLLMQIRVVITGIVFQVLFKKQLSKKQWISLLLLTFGCIVKQMHTKPVAPVDEISLTPHKETYPTIYFCLILVQVFCSCFAGVYNEYLLKDVGADVHLMMQNVFMYLDSIVCNFIVMLLNGEAQTAFSQDSLSSVFKPLVIAVMINGSACGIVTSVFLKKLNSILKTFAGALDIIFTATLCWIIFGIPIDIYTVISIAIVLYATYLYSQNPVVNKGRLDAGHEEKSKDTEKLLVENNV, from the exons ATGTCTCGATTTTCGAATGTTGCTGAGCTTTTCCCTTCAAAGCTGAGCGCTGTAGTGTTCTTCGCATATATAGCTTTATTTGTTAATCAAG gaattctTGTTACAGCTACTAAGGAAAAGACATCTTCATATGCTTATAGCACAGTAACAGTTGTTATGTTAATTGAATGCATAAAGCTTGTATTTTCTTCTGTTATGTACATTCAAGA GTTTTCAATCGGAATGTTCTTTGATTCTATTGTTAAAAATGCCaaag tgttATTGCTATACTTTGTTCCtgcttttttatattgtttatataacAATTTGACTTTCATTAATCTCTCCATATTTGATCCAACCACTTACTTCTTGTTGATGCAAATCAGAGTTGTGATTACTGGAATTGTATTTCAG GTCCTTTTCAAAAAGCAATTGAGTAAAAAACAATGGATCTCCCTACTTCTCCTGACTTTTGGATGTATTGTGAAGCAAATGCACACCAAGCCAGTTGCTCCTGTTGATGAAATCTCTTTAACACCTCATAAGGAGACATATCCTACTATTTACTTCTGTCTCATTCTAGTGCAG GTATTTTGTTCCTGTTTCGCCGGAGTTTACAATGAATATTTGCTGAAAGACGTAGGAGCTGATGTCCACCTGATgatgcaaaatgtttttatgtatcTGGATTCTATTGTATGTAATTTCATTGTAATGCTTCTGAATGGGGAGGCTCAAACAGCCTTCTCACAGGATTCACTCTCTTCAGTATTTAAACCTCTCGTTATTGCAGTGATGATTAATGGATCAGCCTGTGGTATTGTTACatcagttttcttgaaaaagttgAACTCAATCTTGAAAACATTTGCAGGTGCTCTTGACATTATATTCACTGCCACTTTGTGTTGGATTATATTTGGTATTCCAATAGACATTTACACTGTAATTTCGATTGCGATTGTACTGTATGCAACTTATTTATACTCTCAAAATCCAGTAGTGAACAAAGGTCGTTTGGATGCTGGACATGAAGAAAAGAGTAAAGATACAGAAAAGCTGCTAGTTGAAAACAATGTGTAA
- the LOC107452684 gene encoding UDP-galactose transporter senju isoform X2: MLIECIKLVFSSVMYIQEFSIGMFFDSIVKNAKVLLLYFVPAFLYCLYNNLTFINLSIFDPTTYFLLMQIRVVITGIVFQVLFKKQLSKKQWISLLLLTFGCIVKQMHTKPVAPVDEISLTPHKETYPTIYFCLILVQVFCSCFAGVYNEYLLKDVGADVHLMMQNVFMYLDSIVCNFIVMLLNGEAQTAFSQDSLSSVFKPLVIAVMINGSACGIVTSVFLKKLNSILKTFAGALDIIFTATLCWIIFGIPIDIYTVISIAIVLYATYLYSQNPVVNKGRLDAGHEEKSKDTEKLLVENNV; the protein is encoded by the exons ATGTTAATTGAATGCATAAAGCTTGTATTTTCTTCTGTTATGTACATTCAAGA GTTTTCAATCGGAATGTTCTTTGATTCTATTGTTAAAAATGCCaaag tgttATTGCTATACTTTGTTCCtgcttttttatattgtttatataacAATTTGACTTTCATTAATCTCTCCATATTTGATCCAACCACTTACTTCTTGTTGATGCAAATCAGAGTTGTGATTACTGGAATTGTATTTCAG GTCCTTTTCAAAAAGCAATTGAGTAAAAAACAATGGATCTCCCTACTTCTCCTGACTTTTGGATGTATTGTGAAGCAAATGCACACCAAGCCAGTTGCTCCTGTTGATGAAATCTCTTTAACACCTCATAAGGAGACATATCCTACTATTTACTTCTGTCTCATTCTAGTGCAG GTATTTTGTTCCTGTTTCGCCGGAGTTTACAATGAATATTTGCTGAAAGACGTAGGAGCTGATGTCCACCTGATgatgcaaaatgtttttatgtatcTGGATTCTATTGTATGTAATTTCATTGTAATGCTTCTGAATGGGGAGGCTCAAACAGCCTTCTCACAGGATTCACTCTCTTCAGTATTTAAACCTCTCGTTATTGCAGTGATGATTAATGGATCAGCCTGTGGTATTGTTACatcagttttcttgaaaaagttgAACTCAATCTTGAAAACATTTGCAGGTGCTCTTGACATTATATTCACTGCCACTTTGTGTTGGATTATATTTGGTATTCCAATAGACATTTACACTGTAATTTCGATTGCGATTGTACTGTATGCAACTTATTTATACTCTCAAAATCCAGTAGTGAACAAAGGTCGTTTGGATGCTGGACATGAAGAAAAGAGTAAAGATACAGAAAAGCTGCTAGTTGAAAACAATGTGTAA